DNA from Brassica napus cultivar Da-Ae chromosome C4, Da-Ae, whole genome shotgun sequence:
tttgcaatttgttaataaaacatgtattgaaaatataaaaaatagatctttttgaaacaatttttttttctagaatatgtatcttaaggaacggagggagtatttacTATGGAGAACcactttttaataaatgaatgctGAATGGGAAATGAATTGCAGTTCATTACTTTTGCATGAGATCTGCTTTTTATCTGTCTTTCCTAAGTCTCAAACTATATTAGTTGTTGGGACATATCTGTTATCCATTTTCTTACATTCATATCACCAATATGGCTGGCCGTGACGTTCTCCTCCTCTCCCTCCTTGTCATCACCATCTCTGTCGACGTTGCATTCGCCGTAAGTTCCCTAAGTCTCATCATGACCCCTAGACTATGACTTTTCTAATCCATATGCACTACACTAGACTAGTATTCTTACACATATATTCATTAGGTTATGAACTTATAATGTGTGTGTCCTTCATTAGTTCCTTTTACTACTTTTGTTAATTTGGCAGGACCGTGAACCACACTGCGTCTACACATTCTACATCGAAACCGGACCGGTGGACGGTGCCCGCACAGATTCGATCATAAGCGTTAAAATCTCCGACAAATCGGGACAGGGCATTGATATCCAAGACATAGTGACATGGGGTGGGTTAATGGGACCAAGTTACGACTACTTCGAGAAAGGCAGTTTGGACATTTTCAGTGGTAAGGCGCAGTGTCTTCCAAGCCCAATCTGTTCACTGAGTCTGACCTCTGACGGCTCCGGCGTTTACCCCGCCTGGTATGTTAACTACGTGGATCTCACAACGGTCAGTGTTCATGTAAAGAGTGCACATCAATACTTCGATGTGGAGCAACGGCTTGCGTCCGATACGCCGCCGTATAATCTCACTGTCGTACGGAACAACTGCCAGGTCTCTGATAGGTTCAAATATACTTACAAGAGGAAGAAAGGGAAAGAAGTGGATTAAAAGACTCTAGTGGAAACAGAAGGTTTACGGTTACAAACTTGAAGAATAAACAAAGGAGTATAAATAGTCATTGACATGGTTGTTAGATCTTTATCGATTAAGTACATTGATGATTCTTAGCGATGAGCTGAGTCTACTCAGGTGATAGAGTAGTTGAGATTCTCAGGTGATAGAGATCTCCATTGTTGTACTTATCGAGCTTACTATCAATATACATACATTTCCTCTATTATCTGTATCTTTACTCTACCATTGGTTCGGTGAAACTGGTCGGACCGAACGCGATCGGAGTTTGCGAGTTGAATCGAGTCAGCTCAGCTCGAATCGATCATCGGAGTTCTAAATCACACCGGTGACGCGATGTCGAAGGCGAAGGTGGGGGAAAGTCCGAGACCGGTGGAATCGGAGGAGGAATTCGAAGTCGAAGATCAAGATATGGATATGGAGTTTCTCAAAGGCGGTTACATCCGTCTCAATCGAGCTCGCAAACAAGCAGTTTCCAAAATCGATGAGGTGAATCAACAGTTGCGATCGATACTCAAGATTCTGGAGAAACCTGACTTGGCGACGAAGCCACAAATGGAACCAGGATCTTCTCAGCATCAGGTATACTCACAAAATTGGGAACGAAACCGGGATTATCATCCGCTAGGTTATCGATCTGGGCATATGAATGTTGCGAATAGAGAGCCGATGTTGCAGAAAATACAGATGCCAGTCTTTGCAGGAACACAACCTTATGTGTGGATTACAGAGGTGGAAAGATGGTTTACTATTGGGAAGTATGAGGATGATGAAAAGCTGGAGCTGGTTGGATTGAGTTTAGAAGGGAAGGTTAAGAAATGGTTTGGATGGGAGTTGAAACGAAAGGGATTTGCTAGCTGGTTTGAGTTTAAAGAGAAGTAGATTCTGCGATTTTCAGAGTCGATTAAAGATGAACCTGCAAGCAGACTCTTTGCTATCAAGCAAACAGGGTCAGTGAGCGATTACATCTCAGAATTTGAGGAGCTTTCAGCGCTAGTGCCAAACTTAGACGATGACCATCTGATCAAGATCTTTTACAACGGTCTCAATCAGGAAATGAAGGAGGTGATAAGAATGAAGGAACCAAAGGGGCTGGAGAACCATATTGCCGCAGTTCTACGAATGGAATCGAGTGATTTTTGTAAAGTGGTGAGCGAAGCAACCAAGAAGGGGGCAGTGACGCAACCGAAACCCTTTACAAACCCACTGAAGTCATCTTCCGGGTACAACTCACAGAGATCAAGTTATGAGGCTGCAACCAGATACAATTCAGGTCAATAGTCGAATACAAGCACTACGGTAACTACGAAAGATCAGAGTATTTAGAGCAGCTCTACAGATGCTCGTCCTCGAATGAAAGATTCGAAGGAAGAGTTAGATAGGATGCGAAGGGAGTTCATTTGTTTCAAGTGTGGTGCAAATGGGTGGAGTCGAGCCCATAAATGTCCTAATCAAGAGCTGCGAATTCTTACGGTAACCAATGGATGGGAACTGGAAGTGTTAGATGATCAGGAGAGAGATGAAATTGAGCTGACTGAATCATCTAAGTCTCGAGAATTGATGACATTATCACTCAATTCATTCCTGGGTCGTCATTCATCAAAGACAACCAAACTCTATGGAAAGATTGCTAACCTTGAGGTGATCGTGATGCTAGACAGTGGTGCTTCACATAACTTCATCACGCCAAAAGTGGTCCAGCGTCTGAAGCTGCAGATTTGTGCTGAAACAAGCTTCGACATTCAGCTAGGAAACGGTGTCACAGTACAGAGTTCAGGGGTGTGTGCTGATGTTCAGTTTCAACTAGCAAATGCCGAGTTCACATCGGACTTCATCACGTTGGAATTAGGGATGGTGGATGTTATTTTAGGAATCCAATGGCTTGAGACTTTAGGAAAATGCGAGGTGGATTGGAAGGCGCAGGAACTGTCCTTTGTTCATAATGGGAACAAAGTGACACTGTTCGGGGATCCAACACTCCATTGTTCCAAACTCTCGATGAAGTCATTGGCTCCTATCTCAACTACTGATGTTAAAGGAAGAGTAGAGCTTTATACATCAGCAAGTGAGGTAACATTACCCATTCCGTGTATTCCGTTGACGTTGGCGAAACTCTTGGAATCCTTTGATCATGTGTTTGCCCTCCCTACGGGTTTACCTCCCTTTAGAGGCATTGATCACGCAATAAATTTGCAACCAGGAGTTTCCGCCATCTCCGTGAGACCTTACCGTTACCCACACGCAACAAAGGTGATTATGGAAAAGATGGTGAATGAAATGTTGGAATCAGGAATCATCAGAATCAGTACAAGTCCGTTCTCAAGTCCGGTCTtgttggtaaaaaaaaagatggaactTGGAGATTCTGTATCGATTACAGAGCGCTGAATAAGGCAACGATTCCAGATCGATTTCCCATCCCAGTTATTGATCAGCTCCTAGACGAATTACATGGAGCTATGGTtttttcaaaactggatttgcGTGCGGGGTATCATCAAATACGTATGAAAGAGGAAGACATTGCgaagactgctttcaagacAGTGGAAGGGCACTATGAGTTCCTTGTAATGCCATTTGCGCTTACAAACGCCCCAGCCACTTTCCAATCCTTGATGAACACAATCTTCAAGAAGTATCTCCGGAAGTTTGTCTTAGTCTTCTTTGACGATGTGTTGGTCTATAGCAGAACGATGGAAGAACATGAGGAACATTTGCGAGTGGTGTTACAGATATTGGATCAACAGAAGCTACTAGCAAACAAGAAGAAGTGTTCGTTTGGTTTATCCCAAGTAGAGTATCTCGGCCATATAATTTCAAAGGATGGTGTTGCAACAGACTCAGCGAAAACAAAAACTATGAAGGAATGGCCCATTCTGAGATCAGTTAAACAGCTTCGCGGGTTTTTGGGGTTGACAGGTTATTACCGACAATATGTTAAGAGTTATGGAACAATAGCCAGGCCGCTAACAGACTTATTGAAGAAGGATAATTTTGAATGGTCGGCGCCAACTCAAGAGGCGTTTGAAAGGCTCAAACAAGCAATGGTCGAAGCTCCTGTGCTAGCTTTACCAGATTTCAACAAGCCCTTTATCATTGAATCAGACGCTTCAGGGTTTGGAGTAGGAGCAGTTCTGATGCAGGATCGTCGTCCTATTGCTTACTTCAGTCACGGGTTAACGGCAAGAGAACAACTGAAACCTGCGTATGGGAGAGAATTGATGGCAGTGGTCATGGCAGTGCTTAAATGGAAGCACTATCTTCTAGGGAGGAAATTCATTGTCCACACTGATCAAAGAAGCTTGAAATATTTGCTGGATCAGAAGGAAGTTAATATGGAATATCAAAGATGGCTGACGAAATTATTGGGTTTTGATTTCGAAATTATCTACAAACCAGGCTGTGACAACAAGGCTGCTGATGGATTATCTATAATTGAGCCTATGCATAGTACAGAAATGAATTCCTTATTGCTTTCGTTAACAATTCCCTCAGTGATTCAGTTACAAGACCTCTACAAGGAGATTGCAGACAGTAAGGAGATTCAGGAACTGATCAAGCTTGTTTCAGCGGGTACCTTGGCTAACAGACACTACACAGTGACTGATGGGAGACTTTGGTATAAGAAGAGGTTGGTTATTCCGAAGCAATCCGCCTTCATTCCTCTGATTTTATCTGAATGCCATGATAGCACGTATGGAGGTCATTCTGGTGTTCTGAAAAACAGTCAAACGTGTGCAGTTGATGTTTCATTGGGAGGGGTTATACAAACGTGTGCAACGCCATGTGATGGAGTGCAAGATATGTCAAACACATAAGTATTCAACGTTATCACCTGCGGGGTTACTACAACCATTACCTATCCCTCGGCAAGTGTGGGAGGATGTTTCTATGGATTTCGTTGAAGGCTTACCAAGTTCTCAAGGGAGTAATGTGATTATGGTAGTGGTGGACCGTTTCAGCAAATATGGCCACTTCGTGGGGTTAAAACATCCGTTTACTGCGGTCGACGTCGCCTCTAAGTTCATGACGGAGGTGGTAAAACATCACGGGTTTCCTAAATCGATTGTCTCCGATCGAGATCGCATCTTTTTGAGTAACTTTTGGAAGGATCTCTTTCGCCTCTCAGGAACAAAACTGAAGTACATCACAGCCTTTCACCCGCAAACAGACGGGCAAACAGAGGTTCTTAATCGTTGTATGGAAACGTATCTTCGGTGTTTTGCTTCTGGTCATCCAAAGACATGGCATAAGTATTTAGCGTGGGCAGAACTGTGGTA
Protein-coding regions in this window:
- the LOC106374821 gene encoding PLAT domain-containing protein 2-like, yielding MAGRDVLLLSLLVITISVDVAFADREPHCVYTFYIETGPVDGARTDSIISVKISDKSGQGIDIQDIVTWGGLMGPSYDYFEKGSLDIFSGKAQCLPSPICSLSLTSDGSGVYPAWYVNYVDLTTVSVHVKSAHQYFDVEQRLASDTPPYNLTVVRNNCQVSDRFKYTYKRKKGKEVD